From Syngnathus typhle isolate RoL2023-S1 ecotype Sweden linkage group LG13, RoL_Styp_1.0, whole genome shotgun sequence, a single genomic window includes:
- the cavin4a gene encoding caveolae-associated protein 4a has translation MEQHKYSAQEKLEIVGMEDEEGKPISALSILSLLERVAGIIDNVQSGQQRMEERQLDLENNIRGIQGDVLKLAKEHADTGGCLDKLLQKTRKVSANVKDVRARVEKQNGRVKKVESTQDELLTRNKFRVVIYQGDTEVPSVAVTKSPKEGPEALELEPDSYDIPADLSSDEECLSAEEADPSRAARFKKSMVKSTETLKAAFSKENMSKTKDNLGTKIHNLGEKVMPPERREKMHQAGERIKQSGERFKENIAKKAPNKETFKIKIKKERAVAEGQEGADAEVEVAAVPQPQPEPADTRVVAETEKEGPAEKEGPAEKAYAARKAELEEDYGN, from the exons ATGGAGCAGCACAAGTACAGCGCTCAGGAGAAGCTAGAGATTGTGGGGATGGAGGACGAGGAAGGGAAGCCCATCAGCGCCCTGAGCATCTTGTCTCTGCTGGAGCGGGTGGCCGGAATCATAGACAACGTGCAGTCGGGCCAGCAGCGGATGGAAGAGCGTCAGCTGGACCTGGAGAACAACATTCGCGGCATCCAGGGCGACGTGCTCAAGTTGGCCAAGGAGCACGCCGACACTGGGGGCTGCCTGGATAAACTGCTGCAGAAGACGCGCAAAGTCAGCGCCAACGTCAAGGATGTGCGAGCCCGCGTAGAGAAGCAAAACGGTCGTGTCAAGAAGGTGGAGAGCACCCAGGACGAGCTGCTCACCAGGAACAAGTTCCGAGTGGTCATCTACCAG GGCGACACCGAGGTCCCGTCGGTGGCCGTCACCAAGAGCCCCAAGGAAGGACCGGAGGCTCTGGAGCTGGAGCCCGATTCTTACGACATCCCCGCTGACCTCTCCTCGGATGAGGAGTGCCTGAGCGCCGAGGAGGCCGACCCCTCCCGGGCGGCGCGATTCAAAAAGTCCATGGTGAAGAGCACCGAGACCCTGAAGGCGGCTTTTTCCAAGGAAAACATGAGCAAGACCAAAGACAACCTCGGCACCAAGATTCACAACCTTGGCGAAAAGGTCATGCCGCCCGAGCGCCGCGAGAAGATGCATCAGGCGGGCGAGCGGATCAAGCAGAGCGGCGAGCGCTTCAAGGAGAACATCGCCAAAAAGGCGCCCAACAAAGAGACCttcaaaatcaagatcaagaaGGAACGAGCCGTGGCCGAGGGCCAAGAGGGGGCCGATGCCGAGGTCGAGGTGGCCGCCGTGCCGCAGCCCCAACCTGAGCCTGCTGACACCCGAGTCGTGGCAGAGACAGAAAAGGAGGGGCCGGCAGAGAAGGAGGGGCCGGCCGAGAAGGCCTACGCCGCCAGAAAAGCCGAGCTAGAAGAAGATTACGGGAATTAG
- the LOC133165439 gene encoding tomoregulin-1-like isoform X1: MRAGDNGRHLGSMDVAPLSKWSCTTCVDFTQLQIGSRNRQIRKTPICVRPDRAIRQRRSRRAAFHPRQGSGAAETKSDPVACDRSTCRFGGVCRDDRLQPKCVCQFQCHKKYVPVCGSNGDTYQNECYRRQASCKQQRLISRVAHGPCADDPGSGSGNSDDEEEDEEGSTTDVIKNSKCSTCKYGAECDVDAEDTWCICNIDCSGHNENPVCATDGNSYDSPCLVREASCIKQEQIDVEHLGRCRDKASRKDDGGLFKVNILETKGLEHKDGFHTGSCGADRHPALCLHGRCEMQRDVAVCRCDSGYKGERCDELQDFNVLYVVPSGQKLHYVLIASVIGAVQIAVIAAIIMCISRKCPKNNRGRRHKHNLGHFSADTNSRMV, encoded by the exons ATGCGCGCCGGTGACaacggccgccatcttggctcGATGGACGTGGCGCCGCTTTCAAAATGGAGTTGCACTACATGCGTCGATTTCACACAGCTACAAATCGGCTCACGCAATCGGCAAATACGCAAAACGCCAATCTGCGTCCGCCCCGACCGGGCGATAAGACAGAGGCGGAGCAGACGCGCTGCTTTTCACCCTCGTCAAGGTTCGGGTGCGGCCGAGACGAAGAGTGACCCAGTGGCGTGCGACCGCTCCACTTGCCGCTTCGGAGGCGTGTGCCGAGATGACCGCTTGCAGCCCAAGTGCGTCTGTCAGTTCCAG TGCCACAAGAAGTACGTTCCAGTGTGCGGCTCCAATGGGGACACGTATCAAAACGAGTGCTACCGGCGCCAAGCGTCCTGCAAGCAGCAGCGGCTCATCTCCAGGGTGGCCCACGGACCTTGCGCTGACG ATCCTGGCTCGGGTTCCGGAAATTCCGACG atgaagaagaagacgaagaagGTTCTACCACCGATGTGATCAAGAACAGCAAGTGCAGTACGTGCAAATACGGAGCTGAATGTGACGTCGACGCGGAGGACACGTG GTGCATCTGCAACATCGACTGCAGCGGCCACAACGAGAACCCCGTCTGCGCCACAGACGGCAACTCTTATGACAGCCCGTGCTTGGTGCGGGAGGCGTCCTGCATAAAGCAGGAGCAGATCGACGTGGAGCACCTGGGCAGGTGTCGAG ACAAAGCGAGCAGGAAGGACGACGGCGGCCTTTTCAAAGTCAACATCCTGG AAACCAAAGGACTGGAGCACAAGGACGGATTCCACACGGGCAGCTGCGGCGCCGACAGGCACCCGGCCTTATGTCTGCACGGGCGCTGCGAAATGCAGCGCGATGTGGCCGTCTGCAG GTGCGATTCGGGCTACAAAGGCGAACGCTGCGATGAGCTCCAGGACTTCAACGTGCTCTACGTGGTCCCCAGCGGCCAGAAGTTGCATTATGTCCTGATCGCGTCAGTCATCGGCGCCGTGCAGATCGCTGTCATCGCCGCCATTATCATGTGCATCAGCAG GAAATGTCCAAAGAACAACCGTGGGCGTCGCCACAAACACAACCTGGGACACTTTTCTGCAGACACTAACTCTCGGATGGTATag